A genomic region of Glycine max cultivar Williams 82 chromosome 15, Glycine_max_v4.0, whole genome shotgun sequence contains the following coding sequences:
- the LOC100791886 gene encoding Choline-phosphate cytidylyltransferase 1-like, whose amino-acid sequence MEEQECQVVENKETPTPPVRVYADGIYDLFHFGHARSLEQAKKLFPNTYLLVGCCNDEITHKYKGKTVMTEKERYESLRHCRWVDEVIPDAPWVISREFLDKHQIDYVAHDSLPYADASGAGKDVYEYVKSVGKFKETKRTDGISTSDIIMRIIKDYNQYVMRNLDRGYTRKELGVSYVKEKRLRMNMGLKKLQERVKKQQEKVGKKIQTVGKIAGMHPNEWVENADRLVAGFLEMFEEGCHKMGTAIRDRIQEQLKAQQLKSLLYDEWDDDEFYDDDDEYYTD is encoded by the exons ATGGAAGAACAAGAGTGCCAAGTTGTGGAAAATAAGGAAACTCCAACTCCTCCTGTTCGAGTCTATGCTGATGGGATTTATGATCTCTTTCACTTCGGCCATGCCCGTTCTCTCGAGCAAGCCAAAAAACT GTTTCCAAACACTTATCTCCTTGTTGGATGCTGCAATGATGAGATCACACATAAGTATAAAGGCAAAACTGTCATGACTGAGAAGGAACGCTATGAGTCTCTTCGCCACTGCag GTGGGTTGATGAAGTTATTCCAGATGCGCCATGGGTAATCTCTCGGGAGTTCCTTGACAAGCATCAAATTGACTATGTGGCACATGATAGTCTTCC TTATGCTGATGCAAGTGGAGCTGGAAAGGATGTGTATGAATAT GTTAAGTCTGTTGGAAAATTTAAGGAAACAAAGCGAACTGATGGAATTTCTACATCTGATATCATTATGAGAATTATCAAAGATTATAATCAATATGTAATGCGTAATTTGGACCGTGGTTATACAAGAAAGGAGCTAGGTGTCAGCTATGTCAAG GAAAAGAGGTTGAGAATGAACATGGGACTTAAAAAATTGCAGGAGAGAGTGAAGAAACAACAAGAGAAAGTAGGAAAGAAG ATTCAAACAGTGGGAAAAATCGCTGGAATGCACCCTAATGAATGGGTCGAAAACGCTGATCGGTTGGTTGCTGGATTTCTCGAGATGTTTGAAGAAGGTTGCCACAAAATG GGAACAGCAATCAGAGACAGAATACAGGAACAATTAAAGGCACAGCAGCTGAAATCTCTTCTTTATGATGAGTGGGATGATGATGAAttctatgatgatgatgatgaatacTACACAGACTAA
- the LOC100792939 gene encoding eEF1A lysine and N-terminal methyltransferase isoform X2, whose protein sequence is MTTSTQAYGEPWYWDNRYSNEPGPFDWYQKYLTLAPITNLYVPPAQPVLVVGCGNSAFSEGMVVDGGYTDVVNIDISSVVIKAMKTKHQDCPKLKFMKMDARDMSDFESGSFGAVIDKGTLDSILCGNNSRQNATKMLEEIWRVLKDKGVYVLVTYGAPLYRLRLLRESCSWTIKLHVIEKLASEEKSDNPVWELTKPVPLNDDGSSVEEALGQNPDVHYIYICTKINA, encoded by the exons ATGACAACGAGTACCCAAGCCTACGGTGAACCATGGTACTGGGACAACCGCTACTCCAACGAACCTGGTCCCTTTGATTGGTACCAAAAGTACCTCACTTTGGCTCCAATCACCAACCTTTATGTCCCTCCTGCCCAACCCGTTCTCGTTGTTGGTTGTGGCAACTCAG CGTTCAGCGAAGGCATGGTGGTTGATGGCGGTTACACGGATGTTGTCAACATTGATATATCTTCGGTGGTCATTAAAGCTATGAAAACCAAACACCAAGATTGCCCCAAATTGAAAT TTATGAAAATGGATGCCAGAGATATGAGTGATTTTGAATCAGGGTCTTTTGGTGCTGTTATTGACAAAG GGACTCTTGACTCTATCTTG TGTGGAAATAATTCAAGGCAGAATGCTACAAAAATGCTTGAGGAGATTTGGAG GGTCCTCAAGGATAAAGGAGTTTATGTTCTG GTGACATACGGAGCTCCACTATATCGCCTGCGTTTGCTACGGGAATCATGCTCTTGGACAATAAAACTTCATGTGATAG AGAAACTTGCCTCAGAAGAGAAATCTGATAATCCAGTTTGGGAGCTGACAAAACCGGTTCCACTCAACGATGATGGAAGCTCTGTGGAGGAAGCCCTAGGACAGAATCCGGATgtccattatatatatatttgcaccAAG ATCAATGCTTAA
- the LOC100792939 gene encoding eEF1A lysine and N-terminal methyltransferase isoform X1, with protein MTTSTQAYGEPWYWDNRYSNEPGPFDWYQKYLTLAPITNLYVPPAQPVLVVGCGNSAFSEGMVVDGGYTDVVNIDISSVVIKAMKTKHQDCPKLKFMKMDARDMSDFESGSFGAVIDKGTLDSILCGNNSRQNATKMLEEIWRVLKDKGVYVLVTYGAPLYRLRLLRESCSWTIKLHVIEKLASEEKSDNPVWELTKPVPLNDDGSSVEEALGQNPDVHYIYICTKEVSANSNTNA; from the exons ATGACAACGAGTACCCAAGCCTACGGTGAACCATGGTACTGGGACAACCGCTACTCCAACGAACCTGGTCCCTTTGATTGGTACCAAAAGTACCTCACTTTGGCTCCAATCACCAACCTTTATGTCCCTCCTGCCCAACCCGTTCTCGTTGTTGGTTGTGGCAACTCAG CGTTCAGCGAAGGCATGGTGGTTGATGGCGGTTACACGGATGTTGTCAACATTGATATATCTTCGGTGGTCATTAAAGCTATGAAAACCAAACACCAAGATTGCCCCAAATTGAAAT TTATGAAAATGGATGCCAGAGATATGAGTGATTTTGAATCAGGGTCTTTTGGTGCTGTTATTGACAAAG GGACTCTTGACTCTATCTTG TGTGGAAATAATTCAAGGCAGAATGCTACAAAAATGCTTGAGGAGATTTGGAG GGTCCTCAAGGATAAAGGAGTTTATGTTCTG GTGACATACGGAGCTCCACTATATCGCCTGCGTTTGCTACGGGAATCATGCTCTTGGACAATAAAACTTCATGTGATAG AGAAACTTGCCTCAGAAGAGAAATCTGATAATCCAGTTTGGGAGCTGACAAAACCGGTTCCACTCAACGATGATGGAAGCTCTGTGGAGGAAGCCCTAGGACAGAATCCGGATgtccattatatatatatttgcaccAAG GAAGTTTCTGCTAACTCAAACACAAATGCATGA
- the LOC100793455 gene encoding protein TRIGALACTOSYLDIACYLGLYCEROL 4, chloroplastic has protein sequence MTTRKLRWVMDGGGFWDLDISTPQTLDGLACPVPGDPLPLSLSRGTRLSRPRQLQFMHRFMHAPLIPSCAKPHGLSLHRLLTLPFSDNWFVFLLGQFHLQRFFSSVKSSKEKPKELSSWLKTFGRHLQDKSLYALGISSEFQLGMDDTLLFGLDAYEDTEKPRGKAVFHHKFPDHDLTVEAVYPGLFVDTTGNYWDLPFSMAVDLASVTTSDSSTAYHLCARYTSGSPKQFENVQNQNDRVPPPTLLPGLAFKSAFSYRKKVDIWRSEAKKLKLVQPYDIFLSNPHVSASGIIGAAATTAFGDNSARAQVEDGSPGFFLQASGIKSSFLADIFASVSFTAQHGNFQRLFLDLTRFQARLDFPSGFKFLSAATGLTQDLLNSQKPSMDAVQAIIPNATLSLQQQIVGPVSFRVDSGITVDLKNPDWPIHALEPVFALEYALQVLGSAKAVAWYCPKRQEFMAELRFFET, from the exons ATGACTACGAGAAAACTGAGATGGGTAATGGACGGAGGAGGGTTCTGGGATTTGGACATTTCCACTCCCCAAACCCTTGATGGGTTGGCATGTCCCGTCCCTGGAGACCCTCTTCCCTTGTCTCTCTCGCGAGGGACAAGGCTTTCCAGACCCAGACAGCTCCAATTCATGCACCGTTTCATGCACGCCCCTCTCATTCCCTCCTGCGCCAAACCCCACGGCCTCTCTCTCCACCGTCTTCTCACCCTCCCCTTTTCTGATAACTG GTTTGTATTTTTACTGGGTCAGTTCCATTTGCAGAGGTTTTTTTCCTCTGTTAAGAGCAGTAAGGAGAAGCCAAAGGAGCTTTCCTCTTGGCTGAAAACCTTTGGGAGACATCTACAGGATAAATCCTTGTATGCGTTGGGTATCTCTTCAGAGTTCCAGTTAGGGATGGATGATACTTTACTTTTTGGCTTAGATGCATATGAAGATACAGAAAAGCCTCGTGGGAAAGCAGTCTTTCATCATAAG TTTCCAGATCATGATCTAACAGTTGAGGCAGTTTATCCTGGACTTTTTGTTGATACGACTGGTAATTACTGGGATTTACCATTTTCAATGGCAGTTGATCTTGCTTCTGTGACTACCAGTGATTCTTCCACCGCTTACCATTTGTGTGCACGCTACACTTCGGGGTCACCCaagcagtttgaaaatgttcaaaatcaaaatgataGAGTACCACCACCTACTCTACTTCCTGGCTTGGCCTTCAAAAGTGCCTTTTCTTACAGGAAAAAAGTTGATATTTGGAGAAGTGAAGCTAAAAAGTTGAAATTGGTACAACCGTATGACATATTTCTTTCGAATCCTCATGTGTCAGCCTCGGGGATTATTG GTGCTGCTGCAACCACTGCTTTTGGGGATAATTCGGCAAGAGCACAAGTAGAAGATGGTAGTCCAGGATTTTTTCTCCAGGCTTCTGGAATAAAGTCTTCCTTTCTGGCAGATATATTTGCATCCGTTTCATTTACAGCCCAACATGGAAATTTCCAAAGGCTTTTTCTAGATCTTACCCGATTTCAGGCCCGACTGGATTTTCCTTCTGGTTTCAAATTTCTTTCAGCCGCAACTGGTTTAACACAAGATCTTCTCAATTCTCAAAAGCCCAGCATGGATGCTGTTCAGGCGATTATACCCAATGCTACACTATCACTTCAGCAGCAG ATCGTTGGTCCCGTCAGTTTTAGAGTTGATTCAGGAATTACAGTTGATCTGAAGAACCCTGATTGGCCGATACATGCACTGGAACCAGTATTTGCTTTGGAATATGCATTGCAAGTACTTGGTTCAGCAAAAGCAGTTGCATGGTATTGCCCCAAACGCCAAGAATTCATGGCAGAACTTCGTTTCTTTGAAACATAA
- the LOC106796024 gene encoding uncharacterized protein isoform X1, translating into MVRIRQNAKVRKRKWKGSNPMHALWKRMKLLIMFQRSRTKRISHENHAQNTASGMPERYPSRFGDKSTGMSNKSSDVMPENKVENVVELHPNSMQCSLSKMSTQVISVTGIIHKYFSSFNGIDNFSSSSNSDITSKSIHSEIEVHSNTREHSCSKRQSDSLPQFTPKTPPHVLHAPFHVESVSIKSGCKNRKSNFGKHLKSGGKNRKSKVGKHLLSGDEKRESKIGNCLLAASRSLGVSITKHDPALSFCRFKDRKLLQDKSQMKEGFDIFYQ; encoded by the coding sequence ATGGTGAGGATAAGGCAAAATGCAAAAGTgaggaaaagaaaatggaagggTTCCAACCCCATGCATGCATTGTGGAAGAGGATGAAACTACTAATCATGTTTCAAAGAAGCAGAACAAAGAGAATTTCTCATGAAAATCACGCGCAGAATACAGCCTCTGGAATGCCAGAAAGATATCCCAGCAGATTTGGAGACAAATCTACTGGTATGTCCAATAAGAGTTCAGATGTAATGCCAGAGAATAAAGTTGAAAATGTGGTTGAGTTGCATCCAAATTCGATGCAATGCAGTCTCAGTAAGATGTCTACACAAGTGATATCAGTCACAGGTATAatccataaatatttttcaagtttcaatGGGATCGACAATTTTAGCAGCTCTTCAAACTCAGATATTACATCTAAATCTATTCATAGTGAGATTGAAGTTCATTCAAACACCAGAGAACACAGTTGCTCAAAGAGACAAAGCGATTCCTTGCCACAGTTCACTCCCAAAACACCCCCACATGTCTTGCATGCTCCATTTCATGTTGAATCGGTTTCCATAAAATCAGGGtgcaaaaatagaaaatcaaattttgggAAACATCTTAAATCAGGTggcaaaaatagaaaatcaaaagttGGGAAACATCTTCTATCAGGGGACGAAAAGAGAGAATCAAAAATTGGGAATTGTCTTCTTGCCGCTTCACGGAGTCTTGGGGTTTCTATCACTAAGCATGATCCTGCACTTTCTTTCTGCAGATTTAAGGATAGAAAACTACTGCAGGACAAATCTCAAATGAAGGAAGGGTTTGATATTTTCTATCAGTGA
- the LOC106796024 gene encoding uncharacterized protein isoform X2: MVGDGEVTVFADTNLGTRIAFNAPPDITAASLKRDFEKAHFSCLPDIGEIQVNALRKHTSVVKQKPCFYYLPDSFPLKYAFPAMRGTWFLHVEVKHLKHLCILCPPGDAAVLSKHKDLKTCNGEDKAKCKSEEKKMEGFQPHACIVEEDETTNHVSKKQNKENFS, from the exons ATGGTTGGCGACGGTGAAGTTACAGTCTTCGCCGACACAAACTTAGGCACTCGCATTGCTTTCAATGCCCCTCCTGACATCACAGCTGCATCACTCAAAA GAGACTTTGAGAAAGCACACTTCAGTTGTTTACCAGATATAGGAGAGATCCAAGTTAATGCTTTGAGAAAGCACACTTCAGTT GTGAAGCAAAAACCATGCTTCTACTACCTGCCTGATTCCTTCCCTTTAAAATATGCTTTCCCTGCAATGAgaggaacatggtttcttcaTGTGGAAGTGAAGCATTTAAAGCATTTGTGCATTCTGTGTCCGCCCGGTGATGCAGCTGTTCTTTCAAAACACAAGGACTTAAAGACCTGCAATGGTGAGGATAAGGCAAAATGCAAAAGTgaggaaaagaaaatggaagggTTCCAACCCCATGCATGCATTGTGGAAGAGGATGAAACTACTAATCATGTTTCAAAGAAGCAGAACAAAGAGAATTTCTCATGA